The following are encoded together in the Pygocentrus nattereri isolate fPygNat1 chromosome 3, fPygNat1.pri, whole genome shotgun sequence genome:
- the LOC108436536 gene encoding ankyrin repeat domain-containing protein 34A, with product MGDGGALRTEGNALLKAVFQGKLRLARLLLEGGAYINEGNERGETPIVAACLAGYEDPHTRQKMVRYLLEKGADPNIPDKSGRTALMHACAERAGKDVVSLLLENGADPSLKDYSGSSALMHAINRGDRETLQILLDACKAKGKEVIIITTDTSPSGTKKTKQYLNSPPSPGVVDKLSPACMSPSEVEIRTSSSPAGEEDGIFSFALTSALPLPSNRPPGERRPPPRKLLKRLNSEPWGLVAPSVLAERGERVESDLAEEEKITTEMNGLSVSGPGRPLLSRRHSIETHDPCSPKLIDRSCSEDCAALCGSSWADKVQQHQSLYRRNTAPESQENASHPPGGTRTLPHPKLTRMEHYESDTHLCPESIPGSPDSGRVSVERRKYNASPLSLLTSSSRESLESIPNSVSPITMRRRPPGLLERRGSGTLLLDHISHTRPGFLPPLNVNPQRPIPDIRANGKPTSPVHSSTKILLPVAPSSPKRGLDFKMKKKLLRRHSMQTEQMKQLSTFQEILAEKVMEVNGD from the coding sequence ATGGGTGACGGAGGAGCCCTGCGTACTGAAGGGAATGCCCTGCTGAAGGCTGTTTTCCAGGGCAAGCTTCGGCTTGCGCGTCTTCTGCTGGAGGGGGGAGCGTACATCAACGAAGGCAACGAGCGAGGGGAGACACCCATTGTAGCGGCTTGCCTGGCTGGATATGAAGATCCACACACTCGTCAGAAAATGGTGCGGTATCTACTAGAGAAAGGTGCTGACCCAAATATTCCTGATAAATCAGGCAGGACTGCCTTGATGCATGCATGTGCAGAGCGCGCAGGCAAAGATGTAGTGTCATTGTTGCTGGAGAACGGAGCAGACCCAAGTCTTAAAGACTACTCTGGGTCCTCAGCTCTGATGCATGCCATCAACAGAGGTGACAGAGAAACCCTGCAGATCCTGTTAGATGCCTGCAAAGCCAAAGGCAAAGAGGTGATCATCATTACCACAGACACCTCCCCTTCAGGCACCAAGAAGACAAAACAGTACCTGAATTCTCCACCTTCTCCGGGTGTGGTGGATAAACTCTCGCCTGCCTGCATGTCCCCATCAGAAGTCGAGATCCGCACTTCAAGCTCCCCCGCTGGAGAAGAGGATGgcatctttagttttgctctcACCTCCGCTCTTCCACTACCTTCCAACAGGCCACCAGGTGAGAGGAGACCACCACCACGTAAACTTCTCAAAAGGCTGAACTCAGAGCCCTGGGGCTTGGTGGCTCCAAGTGTACTGGCTGAGAGAGGGGAGCGAGTGGAGAGCGACCTAGCAGAGGAAGAGAAGATTACAACTGAGATGAATGGCTTGTCAGTCTCTGGTCCAGGCAGACCCCTGCTTTCACGCAGACACAGCATTGAGACACATGACCCCTGTTCCCCGAAGCTGATCGATCGCTCTTGTTCCGAAGACTGTGCAGCTCTGTGTGGTTCCTCCTGGGCTGATAAAGTCCAGCAGCATCAGTCACTGTACCGCAGGAACACAGCACCTGAGTCACAAGAGAATGCCAGCCACCCTCCAGGGGGTACCCGCACTTTGCCCCACCCTAAACTCACCCGCATGGAGCACTATGAGTCAGACACACACCTGTGCCCTGAGTCCATCCCTGGATCTCCAGACTCTGGCCGTGTGTCCGTGGAGCGCCGCAAGTACAATGCTTCTCCATTGTCATTGCTCACCAGCTCCTCCCGAGAATCATTAGAGAGTATCCCAAATTCTGTGTCTCCCATCACTATGAGGAGGAGGCCCCCAGGCCTGCTGGAGCGCAGAGGCTCGGGCACGCTTCTCTTGGACCACATCTCACATACACGGCCTGGATTCCTCCCCCCACTCAATGTCAACCCCCAGCGGCCAATACCAGACATCCGGGCCAATGGAAAGCCCACCTCACCTGTGCACTCCAGCACCAAGATACTGCTACCTGTAGCCCCCTCATCACCAAAGCGTGGACTGGACTTCaagatgaaaaagaagctgTTGAGGAGGCACTCCATGCAGACGGAGCAGATGAAGCAGCTCTCCACCTTTCAGGAGATCCTGGCAGAGAAAGTTATGGAGGTCAATGGAGACTGA